GGGTGGTGCCAGCGGGATGGAAACCATCGAGTTGCTCATCCGAACCAATCCGGGGCAACCCGCGAGGCCTCTACGTAAGATCGCTTCAGGCGGTGAGATGTCGCGCATCATGCTTGCGATCAAATCGATACTCGCCCAGAGCGACCGTGTGAGTGTGTTGGTATTTGATGAGATTGATGCCAATATCGGCGGGCGAATGGGTACCGTAATCGGAGAAAAGCTGCGCAAGCTCGCGCATGGATCGTCCAAGGAACGGCCCTCGGGAAAGAGGACTCCAGCACTAGCGAGCAGCTCCTGTCAGCAACAAATCATCTGCATCACCCATCTGCCTCAGATCGCAGCGTATGCCGACCGCCATCTCCGCATCGCCAAATCGGTCGAAGGGAAAGGCAAAGACAAGCAGACGCGCACCACAGTCACGCCACTTGATGGCTCCGCTCGCATCGAAGAATTAGCGGAAATGCTCGCGGGCAAGGATGTAAGCGAGACGACACGAAAGCAGGCCAAAGAACTGCTAACCAGTGCGACCGCGTAATGGTTTAAGACCGACAACGCGCCGCACTTCCCTGCGAGTTTCCTAAGATCGGGCTTCGCTTTGCACCGTGCCGAGTTATGGCTCGGTCAGAGATGTGACCGCAGCAGCAGTCATGCCAAGGTTATCGCGAGCCATCATGGCGGTCGGCCAGCTCGAAAACTGTCCTAGCCACACGAGGTAGCGTTTCTGGCCGGTAGCTGGATCGGCTCCAATTACAATTCGCGGTTTGGTGTACCGAAAAGCTTCTGCCTTCGGTGTGGCCACTTCGGCTGCGCGTAGCGCATTGGATTCGACATCAAACGCACCGATCTGGAGCGTGTAACCGGTCACTTTCAATTGCTCACGCACCCGCTGACGGAATGCGGGATCCTGACTGCCGCTCATAGCCATACTCAACGTCGTACGGGCTTGCGGCCAGCGGCCTTCTTTCTGCTCGGCGACACCCGCATAGAAATAAGCATTGGCTTTATCAGAGCCGGTCAATTTGCCGGCTGCATCATGCAGAGCCTCTGCAGCAAGCCCAAACTTACCTCGTTCCGAATAGAGCAATCCCAGTTGCACTAACGCATCAGCGGACAGCGCGGGATCATGACTGGCGGAAGCAATCTGCAAAAACTCCTGCGCCCGATCGTAATTTCTCATCCGATACGATGACATGCCGACCATATAGGCTGCGTTCTCGCGATCTTCCTGATAATTAGCCGGGTTGTCGTAAACCGCGCGGGCCTCACGATATGAACTGACAAAGTCACCCGACTGGTATGCGCTCTGACTGGCCTGGAGACTATCCGCTCCCGGCGTCTGACAACCCTGCACAAGCAGCAGGCTCATGGACAAACTCAGTACACACATTGCTCGCAGCCAGGTGCTTCGATTCATGGGATCCTCTTTGACGTACGCTGGTGAACTATTCTAATAGCCACACGCTGCCCGAAGCTGCGCAGCCGTTGCCGCGCATATTCGGCATTATGCCCGGAAATTACTCATGAGTCTTGTCGGCTCCATTCTCAAGCATGTCCTGACCAGTCCCCGCCGGGTCGCGGTCGTCGATGACCGCAAGTCCTACACCTACGGCGAGATATTCGGTGGTGCCCTCTTCGTCGCGGAAAAGCTCGATCAGATCACCTCCGCAAAGACCGTCGGCCTGATGCTGCCCACCAGCGGCAGCTTCCCCGTCGCACTGCTGGGGGCATGGCTCTCTAAACGAGTCGCGGTTCCTTACAACTATCTGCTCAACAAGGACGACCTGGCATACGTCATCGGAGACAGCGGTGCGGACACCATCATCACCGTCGGCCCGATGCTCGATTTCATCGGCGGCGCACAAATGTTGCCTGCGGGAATCAAGGTATTACGACTCGACGAAATGGCTTTCAGCGGTATAGCCCCGTTACGCTGGCCGCCTCTCACATCCACTCAAGATCCGGCGGTGATTCTCTACACCTCCGGCACAAGCGGACGCCCTAAAGGCGTTGAACTGACACATGGCAACCTCCTGAGCAATACCCGTGGCGGCATCGAACATGCCCGGATCACTCGTGCAGATACTTTTCTCGGAGTGCTTCCGCAGTTTCACAGCTTTGGATTGACCGCGCTGACACTGATCCCACTGAGTGTCGGAGCCAAGGTCGTTTACACGGCAAGATTTATCCCTCGCAAAGTGGTGAAACTCATCGCCGAGCATCGTCCCGAAGTGATTATGGCTGTGCCCTCCATGTACGGCGCGCTGTTGACGGTCAAAGATGCAGAACGAGACGACTTTAAATCAGTACGGCTGGCGATCAGCGGCGGCGAGGCATTGCCGGATTCGATTTTTCAGGAGTTCCACAATCGTCTCGGGGTGACGTTGCTTGAAGGCTATGGCCTGACGGAAACCTCACCGGTCGCAACATGGTCCACTCCTTACGCGTTTCGTTATCGCAGCGTTGGTACGCCGCTGCGTAATATTGAAGTTCTCATTGTGGACGAGCAGGATCAGCCCCTTGCACCGGGTTGTGAAGGGGAAATTCTGATCTCCGGCCCCAACATCATGCGCGGCTATCACAAGATGCCAGCCGAAACCGCAACGGTCGTTCTGAACCGTAAAGTGGCTGGGTACAAAAATAGCCGTTGGTTTCGCACGGGTGACCTCGGCCATGTCGATCCGGATGGGTTTCTGTTTATCACTGGACGGAAAAAAGACATGCTCAAGGTCGCCGGCGAAATGGTAATCCCCCGAGAGATCGAGGAATGTCTCGGAAAGCATCTGACAGTGAAAGCTGCTGCGGTAATCGGCAGGAAAGACGACATCCGTGGCGAGGTGCCGGTGGCGTTTGTCGAAATGAAGGAAGGCGAGACGTTCAACGAAAAGGTTCTGCGCGAATGGTGCCGTGAAAATTTAGCGGCGTTTAAAGTACCTCGAGATATACGACACATCGAGGCACTGCCACGAAATCCAACGGGAAAGATTTTAAGGCGTGAGCTGAAGGCTGATTGATCAAACCCTTTCGTCAGCCTTCATCCAACGAATTTCGTCGCAATGGGCTGGTGACTGAAATTAACCCCAGGGCTTCAAATCGCTCGGCTCATCCACTTTCATCGTAATTCCCTGCGCGCCCGCATCCGCATACCGCGCCATCGCACGCCAGAGCGGCACCAGGCTCGCATCTTGTGTCAGGGAATCGACGACGGTCTGGTACGGCCCTGTCTCACCGCTGATCGTACGGGAACTCAACCCCTGCGCCAGCGAGGGCTTCATGAGCTGGAATAGTTGCCAAGTCATACCCTTGGCAGCCCAATCCTCTTTGGGATTGGGTACCGGAGCGGAGAGATCACCATACAACCGCGCGATGCGCGCATGAGTGTGACCCAGTTGATTTTGGATTCTGCTGACATGCTTACCTTTGAGGAAGCCTCGTGAGAGGAAGTGAGACATGTCACCGTTAAGCTCACATGAGCACATCTCAAGAATCCTGCAGAGCGCAGCGGGATCTTCGGTGATGCGGTCCACATGGACCTCCAGATAGAAATTCAGACCGAGCTTCCATGCCTCGTCCCGCAGCTTCGCGACTGTCTCAGCGCACCACTTGAGGTAGTCCTCATCATCCCGATAGGCTCCGGCGGTGTTGTAGTAATCCGGGTGTATTTCGTATTGGAAACTCGCAAATTCGCCGCCGAGGTCTTGGATGGACTTCATGTCATCCACGACCGGCCCCAACCAGCCGAGCTTTCGTAGTTGCGTGTCGCCCAGGTGAAGTGTCGCACCAAAGACTCGCAAATCAGCCTTATCAACCTCACGTCGCGCTTTACGTGCCAACACTGAGCCTGCATCACCAGGGAAAAACCGCCCAAAGCTGCCGGGGGCAAACTCCAGTCCCTCGTACCCGGAAGCCTTCAAAAATCCCAGAAGCGCACCAAGTGTGCTGTTGCGAGGATCGCCGCCACCCATCATGGTCGGCCACGCAGCGATTGCCACGCGGTGTGGACGAGCTTCAGGTGCAAGTCGCTGATCCCCCAGAACCTTGTTGTAACCCAGCGGCATCGCATACTCCTCAATTGATGACGGTATCGTAGGACGACCTCGGCGCACATGAAGCGCCGAGCCGTTGAGCATATCGGAACAGTGCAACCGTGAATTGAGCTTCCAGGCGCAATAATCGTTACAACCCGAAAAGGTCGCAATAAATTGCGTAATTTGGAGGACTTGGCGACCTATGCCTCCTAATGATGTGGCGCTGTCTCGTCGCCATCGTCTTTAATAGTCACTTCGCCTTTGTGAAGTTTTCCTGATATTTTGCCAGCCCAAACTTTCCCCGGAGTCTTCGCATGGCCGCTTCTGAAATCGCTCAATCCGCCGCGTCACCCGCTTTTCGTCAGTATCTGGTCGATCTGCTTGTCGAAATCGTGAAGATCGACACCACCCCGCGACCAGACGTGGCACTCTCACAGAAAAACGAAGCGCTGGTTTTCGATATCCTCGAGCGGGAGTTCAAGAAATACGGCTTCGCTGCATCATCCACGGAGCGGCCGGCGATCGATCCTGCTATCGGGAAACACCCCTTCTTTTCCAACCTTTACTACTCCATGACCAAGGAGAATCCCAAAGGGCTCACCGTCGAGGAGTGTTACAAAGGACGAACAAATCTTCTATTCAATGTGGACGGCGAACAGAAGTCCGGCAAAGGCGTAAACCAGGCGGTTGATGTACATATTGATGTGATCTCTCCGTATTTTCCGCCACGAGTCGAAGGCGATCGCGTTTACGGACGCGGTGCGTGCGACGACAAGGGTAACACCATCGCACTGATGGGCGCGCTCAAGCTCATCGGTGAACACCTCCGAAAATCCGGGAAACGGCTTAACAAACATTTCACCGGCCTGATCGTGATTGAAGAAGAAACCGGCGGAAACGGTTCGCTATCTATTGCGATCGATCGCAACCTGAAAAAACGGTACGACAGCCTCGTCGTGCTTGAAATCTGTGAGAGTCGTCTTTTTCCCGGAAATCGCGGCGCGGTTTGGTACAAGCTCGAAGGCACATTGCCAAACGTCAATCTCTTTGAGGCGGCGGCATTCATTGTTGAGGAAATGGAAAAAGAAGGTCGCTCCATCAAGTCCGAGAGCGACCACCCGTTATTCCCGCACCGACCCGTCCAGACCTGCCACGGCATGATGGGCAGCAGCGGCGAACACCCATCGCGCATCAATGGCCGAATCGATTTTGAAATTCATCTCAACAAAGCTGGCGCATCAAAAGCCCGCAAACTCATTCTCGATGTGACGAATTTCGCCATCGAAGAATACATCGGTCGGTATGGCGATAAGACCAAGGTAAACGATCCGCGAACCGGTAAACCCAAAGTCGATCACCATGTGGATGTGGTCGAGGCGGCGCATGGATTTACCGTCCAGGTTCACGGTTCGACCGGCCACATGGGTTCGATCCTCGAAAACGACGGGGCAATCACAAAAATGGCCCAGATCGTTCGCGGCCTGATACGCAGTCGAAAAGCCATCGAGACGGCAAGCGACGGAAAAATGGAACTGCGTCAGGTGAACTGGTCCGATTCGTCACACCTGGTGATGGAAGGCGGGCAAGGCTTTCTGCCAACACATCCGATCGATCAGGTACAACAACGCATGCGAGAGGCAGTGTGGCGCGGCGCAGATCATTATTTCCGCTTGGTAGGCGTGAACGGGAAAGGAGCGGACATATTCAAGGTTACATACGAGAAATTACATAACGCCGCGTTTGCCGGCGCAGCAGATTCTCTCGATATGCTCAACGCTATCGAGTCCGCCAAACTTGCTGGTATCTGGAAAAATGAACCGATCCGCGGCTGGGATGTATCTTGCGATTCACGCATTTTCGCCTGCGAATATCCCGGCATGCCGGTTATCACAACCGGTCCAGGGTCGCTCAACTCGGCTCATAGTGACAGCGAACACATCGAGATCACCGAAATGGTGAAGTTCGCGGAGTTTCTGGCATATTTCATTTTAAAGCAGACGGGCACAGAGATCTGAGTAACTCGTACCCTCGAAAATACGCTGTACCGCGATCTTACCGACAGATCGCATACTAAGAATGGGATGAGCTGTTATCCGGTTCGTTGTATTCATCTGGTTCGATATTTCGCTGCACGTGCCGTAACACTCGCCGGAGAAAACAACCCTTGAACAGTTGCGTAATCCAGCGAGCGCCAGTGTTATCCTCCAACACTGGTGCTGCTCATGCCTCCGCTTCTTTGTCGTATCATTCTCAACTATGAAACTCTACCGCACTCGCCGTGGCTCGCTCGTCGAGCACGAAAACAAGACCTATCTGCTCGAAGGTATCGACTGGGATCAGTTGATCAACCACAACGATCTCGCTGGATATCTGCGCGACTCGATCAGCAAAATGAAACCGCTCGCTGCATCAGTACAGCCCGCAGATCTTCTGCCGCCAATCGTCTCACAGGAGGTATGGGCTGCGGGAGTCACCTACTTCCGAAGCCGTGACGCAAGAATGGAGGAAGCCAAGAAAGCGGGTGGAGGCAGTTTTTACGATCGCGTTTATTCGGCGGATCGGCCGGAATTATTTTTCAAAGCATCACCTCACCGAGTCGTCGGCACAGGTCAGAACGTCCGCATCAGACATGACTCCCGATGGAATGTCCCCGAACCTGAACTGACGCTGGTAATCAACAATCACGGCAGGATCATCGGATACACGATTGGTAACGATATGTCCTCTCGTGACATCGAAGGCGAAAATCCGCTCTATCTCCCGCAAGCCAAGGTCTATTCACAAAGCTGTGCCCTGGGCCCATGCATCCTTGTAGCTGACTCGACGCCGGCGAAGGAAACCTCCATCGAACTCATCATCGTGCGGAATGGTCGGGAAGTATTCCGTGGCGCGACCACACTGGCCCAGTTAAAACGTACTCCGGAGGAACTCGTGGGCTGGCTATTTCGTGACAACTCATTCCCTGCGGGAACATTTCTGTTGACTGGTACCGGAGTCGTTCCGCCCGATGAATTTACGCTCCAGCCGGGAGATGAGATTCGGATCACGATTGAACCGATCGGCACGTTGATCAATCGCGTGGAGTAGTTCGAGAGGGGTCTTCAACCGATACATACAGGCGAAGATCACCATACGGAGAGAATCGATGCGTTGCCTTATCGCTGATTCCTTTGAAGCCCAAGGCGTAGCCCTCCTTAAAGCGGCTGGCCTTGAAGTCATCACGAAGCCGGGCTTGAAAGATGACGCTTTACGTGAAGCGATTGCCACGGCTGATCCGCACGTGCTTGTTGTACGCGGAACAAAGGTCACTGCGGCGATGATCGAGGCTGCGCCATCCCTGGGGCTTATCGTCCGGGCTGGTGCGGGCTACAACACGATTGATGTCGCGGCTGCGTCTGGTCGTGGAATCTATGTCGCCAACTGTCCCGGCAAGAATGCCGCCGCCGTCGCCGAACTTGCCTTTGGTCTGATCCTCGCGCTTGATCGTCGCATTGCTGAAAACGTCATCGACCTCCGCGCGGGAAAATGGAACAAAAAAGAATACAGCGATGCACCAGGACTCAAAGGTCGAGTACTCGGTCTCATCGGCATGGGCGGGATCGGTCAGGAAATGGTCGCACGGGCAAAAGGGTTCGATATGCCCGTCATTGCCTGGAGTCGTTCTCTAACCCACGAATCCGCAGAAAATCTCGGAATCGAACGAGCTGCGTCTCCGGTAGAAGTGGCTGCAAAGTGCGATATTCTCAGCGTTCACGTCGCACTGGTTCCCGAAACCAGAAACCTGATCAATGCCGACGTTCTTGCAAAACTCAAGCCCGGTGCCAGTTTTATCAATACAAGTCGCGGAGAAATTGTCGATCATGCAGCGCTGACTCAGGCCATTCAGGAAAAAAATCTCCGTGTGGGACTGGATGTGTTTGAAAAGGAACCGGCAGGCGGCACCGGCGTGTTCGAAGATCCGATCGTCAAGCAGTCGGGGGTTTACGGCACCCACCATATCGGGGCATCAACTGACCAGGCTCAGTCTGCGATTGCTGACGAAGCTGTCCGCATCATTACCACCTATATCGCTACCGGCCAGGTTTCCAACAGTGTCAATCTCTGCGCCCGTTCACCCGCCAAACGGCTGCTGGTTATTCGTCACCTCAATCGCCCCGGTGTGCTGGCCCATATTCTCGGTGCAATCAGCGAGGCGGGGATCAATGTCGAGGAGATGGAAAACATCATCTTCAGCGACGCCAAGGCCGCCTGCGCCAAAATTCGCCTCGATGAATCGCCCGACGCCAGAACAATCGAGCGGATCCGGAAAGGCAACGAAAATATTCTCGCGGTCAATCTTGTCGCGTTGGATGGATAGGTGAAATGTCTGTGCAACAGTTCACGAATGAATCCTGGTATTCATCTCATTCATAAACCCATTGGCCCGACCAGTTTTTCGGTCGTTCAATCCTGCGCTGGAAATATTGACGCTCGCCGCCTGCCTCGTCGTCCGCGCATCTGTCATGGCGGCGCACTGGATCCTTTCGCTAGCGGACTGCTTCTGATCCTCATCGAGCCGGCGACAAAGCTCTTCGATTACCTGCACGATGTACCGAAAATTTACGAGGCGTCGATCCGCTGGGGAGTGGAAACCGACAATGATGACCCCAGCGGCCGAATCATTTCCACCGGCAACCCCTCACAGCTTTCCCCGCATCAGCTTGAAATCGCTCTGGCTGACTTCACAGGTTGGCATGAGCAAATTCCGCCAGCCACGAGTAACAAGCGCATCAATGGCGAGCGGGCGTATGTGAAAGCACATCGTGGAGACATGGTCACACTCCCTCTATCTCGTGTCTATTTGCACGAAGCGCATTGGTTGGAACACGATCTGCCGCACGAGAGCCGCTTGCGCATCAGTGTGCGAGGCGGGTTTTATGTGCGATCTCTGGCGCGAGAGCTTGGCCGAAAACTTGGGTGCGGCGCGCACCTGTCGCAACTGCGTCGTGTTGCAATCGGTCCATGGAACGATCCTGGACCCGACAAGCGCGTCGAAATCCATGGTAGGCAAGTCTTGCCATGGACCCAGAGCCGTGAAGTAACTGAAGCCGAAGCCAGAGAACTACTCAAAGGAAATACCATCGCACAAGAAACACTCATTGCGCCTGATTGGCATTTGCCGGATGGCTTTCCAAACTCCGGCTTGGTTGTACGTGGATTTCAGCGCGGCCGGTTGTGTTTTCTGTTATCCCCTATAAATGAACGATTGGGCCTGCTCGCTGCGCTTCGCGGTGGGCTGTGAGGTGGTCGATGTTCGCTGCGTTGGCGCGGAGTTGCTTGTGATGCCTGGCGGATATTGCCGGCTTTACTTGCACCCGCTTTCTTCATGATGAACAGATAATTAAACCCCCGCAGGAAAAAGTTGCCCTCCTCCGCAGCAGCGCGGTAGTTCC
The nucleotide sequence above comes from Phycisphaeraceae bacterium. Encoded proteins:
- a CDS encoding AMP-binding protein codes for the protein MSLVGSILKHVLTSPRRVAVVDDRKSYTYGEIFGGALFVAEKLDQITSAKTVGLMLPTSGSFPVALLGAWLSKRVAVPYNYLLNKDDLAYVIGDSGADTIITVGPMLDFIGGAQMLPAGIKVLRLDEMAFSGIAPLRWPPLTSTQDPAVILYTSGTSGRPKGVELTHGNLLSNTRGGIEHARITRADTFLGVLPQFHSFGLTALTLIPLSVGAKVVYTARFIPRKVVKLIAEHRPEVIMAVPSMYGALLTVKDAERDDFKSVRLAISGGEALPDSIFQEFHNRLGVTLLEGYGLTETSPVATWSTPYAFRYRSVGTPLRNIEVLIVDEQDQPLAPGCEGEILISGPNIMRGYHKMPAETATVVLNRKVAGYKNSRWFRTGDLGHVDPDGFLFITGRKKDMLKVAGEMVIPREIEECLGKHLTVKAAAVIGRKDDIRGEVPVAFVEMKEGETFNEKVLREWCRENLAAFKVPRDIRHIEALPRNPTGKILRRELKAD
- a CDS encoding TIM barrel protein translates to MPLGYNKVLGDQRLAPEARPHRVAIAAWPTMMGGGDPRNSTLGALLGFLKASGYEGLEFAPGSFGRFFPGDAGSVLARKARREVDKADLRVFGATLHLGDTQLRKLGWLGPVVDDMKSIQDLGGEFASFQYEIHPDYYNTAGAYRDDEDYLKWCAETVAKLRDEAWKLGLNFYLEVHVDRITEDPAALCRILEMCSCELNGDMSHFLSRGFLKGKHVSRIQNQLGHTHARIARLYGDLSAPVPNPKEDWAAKGMTWQLFQLMKPSLAQGLSSRTISGETGPYQTVVDSLTQDASLVPLWRAMARYADAGAQGITMKVDEPSDLKPWG
- a CDS encoding fumarylacetoacetate hydrolase family protein, whose amino-acid sequence is MKLYRTRRGSLVEHENKTYLLEGIDWDQLINHNDLAGYLRDSISKMKPLAASVQPADLLPPIVSQEVWAAGVTYFRSRDARMEEAKKAGGGSFYDRVYSADRPELFFKASPHRVVGTGQNVRIRHDSRWNVPEPELTLVINNHGRIIGYTIGNDMSSRDIEGENPLYLPQAKVYSQSCALGPCILVADSTPAKETSIELIIVRNGREVFRGATTLAQLKRTPEELVGWLFRDNSFPAGTFLLTGTGVVPPDEFTLQPGDEIRITIEPIGTLINRVE
- the truB gene encoding tRNA pseudouridine(55) synthase TruB encodes the protein MNPGIHLIHKPIGPTSFSVVQSCAGNIDARRLPRRPRICHGGALDPFASGLLLILIEPATKLFDYLHDVPKIYEASIRWGVETDNDDPSGRIISTGNPSQLSPHQLEIALADFTGWHEQIPPATSNKRINGERAYVKAHRGDMVTLPLSRVYLHEAHWLEHDLPHESRLRISVRGGFYVRSLARELGRKLGCGAHLSQLRRVAIGPWNDPGPDKRVEIHGRQVLPWTQSREVTEAEARELLKGNTIAQETLIAPDWHLPDGFPNSGLVVRGFQRGRLCFLLSPINERLGLLAALRGGL
- a CDS encoding M20/M25/M40 family metallo-hydrolase, whose product is MAASEIAQSAASPAFRQYLVDLLVEIVKIDTTPRPDVALSQKNEALVFDILEREFKKYGFAASSTERPAIDPAIGKHPFFSNLYYSMTKENPKGLTVEECYKGRTNLLFNVDGEQKSGKGVNQAVDVHIDVISPYFPPRVEGDRVYGRGACDDKGNTIALMGALKLIGEHLRKSGKRLNKHFTGLIVIEEETGGNGSLSIAIDRNLKKRYDSLVVLEICESRLFPGNRGAVWYKLEGTLPNVNLFEAAAFIVEEMEKEGRSIKSESDHPLFPHRPVQTCHGMMGSSGEHPSRINGRIDFEIHLNKAGASKARKLILDVTNFAIEEYIGRYGDKTKVNDPRTGKPKVDHHVDVVEAAHGFTVQVHGSTGHMGSILENDGAITKMAQIVRGLIRSRKAIETASDGKMELRQVNWSDSSHLVMEGGQGFLPTHPIDQVQQRMREAVWRGADHYFRLVGVNGKGADIFKVTYEKLHNAAFAGAADSLDMLNAIESAKLAGIWKNEPIRGWDVSCDSRIFACEYPGMPVITTGPGSLNSAHSDSEHIEITEMVKFAEFLAYFILKQTGTEI